The following proteins are encoded in a genomic region of Rhinoraja longicauda isolate Sanriku21f chromosome 14, sRhiLon1.1, whole genome shotgun sequence:
- the LOC144599940 gene encoding heart- and neural crest derivatives-expressed protein 2-like: MSVMGGFHHRPVGHPAFPFAPSHRCHQEHPFVQSWFLNQGPLSPTDSSQPSFSPGPGVNGALPDPGRPAAGARRGPPVPRKERRRTESINSAFSELRECIPNVPADTKLSKIKTLRLATSYIAYLMETLAKDSQGGETEAFRADLKKMESREGKRKRETGEPANVARSGGDKRMKGRTGWPQQVWALELSQ; the protein is encoded by the exons ATGAGTGTGATGGGCGGCTTCCATCACCGCCCTGTCGGGCACCCGGCCTTTCCCTTTGCCCCAAGCCATCGCTGCCACCAGGAACACCCGTTTGTCCAGAGCTGGTTCCTGAACCAAGGGCCGCTCTCTCCCACTGACTCGAGCCAGCCTTCCTTCAGCCCCGGGCCCGGCGTCAACGGGGCTCTACCCGACCCGGGGCGGCCGGCAGCCGGGGCCCGCAGAGGGCCGCCTGTCCCGAGGAAGGAGCGGCGCCGCACAGAGAGCATCAACAGCGCCTTCTCCGAGCTACGGGAATGTATTCCCAACGTCCCGGCCGACACCAAACTGTCCAAGATCAAAACGCTGCGGCTGGCCACCAGTTACATCGCCTATCTGATGGAGACCCTGGCGAAGGACAGTCAGGGCGGCGAGACAGAGGCGTTCCGCGCCGACCTGAAGAAAATGGAGAGCAGGGAAGGCAAGCGCAAGCGAGAGACG GGTGAACCGGCGAACGTGGCCAGAAGCGGCGGCGACAAGAGGATGAAGGGAAGGACCGGGTGGCCGcagcaagtctgggctctggAACTCAGCCAGTGA